One region of Streptomyces sp. CG4 genomic DNA includes:
- a CDS encoding LysR family transcriptional regulator: MTQSTGPDPRLDLNLLVALDVLLEEQSVQGAAHRLHLSEPAMSRTLGRIRKALGDPVLVRAGRRMVPTPHALAVRAEVSAVVERARALFAPGRDADLRTVTRTFTILGHDSIAATLGAALFERAAREAPGIRLRFLSESHVDAPFLRQGTADLEVGVIDTSAPEVRVETVYEERMLGVVRAGHPLLTGELTAERFAGEAGHLIVSRRGKQHGPIDEALAERGLERRVVGSVGTYPASLFVLRETDLVGLISHWGSPLAAILGLVTFEVPLPLPPVGVGFAWHPRHDADPAHAWLRDRVRELILQAPGAR; the protein is encoded by the coding sequence ATGACGCAATCCACCGGGCCGGACCCGAGACTGGACCTGAACCTGCTGGTCGCGCTCGACGTGCTGCTGGAGGAGCAGAGCGTGCAGGGCGCCGCGCACCGGCTGCATCTGTCCGAGCCCGCCATGAGCCGCACCCTCGGCCGGATCCGCAAGGCGCTCGGCGACCCCGTCCTGGTGCGCGCCGGACGCCGGATGGTGCCCACCCCGCACGCGCTGGCCGTACGGGCCGAGGTGAGCGCGGTGGTGGAGCGGGCCCGCGCCCTGTTCGCGCCGGGCCGGGACGCCGATCTGCGCACGGTGACCCGCACGTTCACGATCCTCGGCCACGACTCGATCGCCGCCACGCTCGGCGCCGCCCTCTTCGAGCGCGCCGCCCGCGAGGCCCCCGGCATCCGGCTGCGCTTCCTCTCCGAGAGCCATGTGGACGCCCCGTTCCTGCGCCAGGGCACCGCCGACCTGGAGGTCGGGGTGATCGACACGAGCGCGCCCGAGGTGCGGGTGGAGACGGTGTACGAGGAACGCATGCTGGGCGTCGTACGGGCCGGACATCCGCTGCTCACCGGGGAGTTGACGGCCGAGCGGTTCGCCGGGGAGGCCGGTCATCTGATCGTCTCCCGGCGCGGCAAGCAGCACGGGCCGATCGACGAGGCGCTCGCCGAACGGGGCCTGGAGCGCCGGGTGGTGGGCAGCGTCGGCACCTACCCCGCCTCGCTGTTCGTGCTGCGCGAGACCGATCTGGTCGGACTGATCAGTCACTGGGGGAGCCCGCTGGCCGCCATCCTCGGCCTGGTCACCTTCGAGGTCCCGCTGCCGCTCCCGCCGGTCGGCGTCGGCTTCGCCTGGCACCCGCGCCATGACGCGGACCCCGCCCACGCCTGGCTGCGCGACCGTGTACGGGAGCTGATCCTCCAGGCGCCGGGCGCCCGATAG
- a CDS encoding MarR family winged helix-turn-helix transcriptional regulator: MTPVSAPSPSTVQPVGYWTWVAHQAVVGHLRGALAGIDLTQPQWWVLKEIAAEPAPCTRAELQNRLAPHLDAGPEVIGRAVDTLTARQWLTVDEAGGLRATDSGRAATRRAMALLKRVRAEIHDGIPEEDYAITLEVLRRMIRNLGGPADLYS, encoded by the coding sequence ATGACGCCTGTTTCAGCCCCCTCCCCGTCGACCGTCCAGCCCGTCGGCTACTGGACCTGGGTCGCCCATCAGGCCGTCGTAGGTCATCTGCGCGGCGCCCTGGCCGGAATCGATCTCACCCAGCCGCAGTGGTGGGTACTGAAGGAAATCGCCGCGGAACCGGCCCCCTGTACCCGTGCCGAGCTCCAGAACCGGCTGGCCCCGCACCTCGACGCCGGCCCGGAGGTGATCGGTCGTGCCGTCGACACCCTGACCGCCCGCCAGTGGCTGACCGTCGACGAGGCCGGCGGGCTGCGCGCCACCGACTCCGGCCGGGCGGCCACCCGGCGCGCCATGGCACTGCTCAAGCGGGTGCGCGCCGAGATCCACGACGGCATCCCGGAGGAGGACTACGCCATCACGCTGGAGGTCCTGCGCCGGATGATCCGCAACCTCGGCGGCCCCGCCGACCTGTACTCCTGA
- a CDS encoding MFS transporter, translated as MPTHALKRPTRLALCACVLVAQSMVAAINLLIPQLSSSPLHPTHTEILWTVDAYVIVFAGLLIPAGALGDRYGRKGALLAGLALFAAGAATSALATGPAALIAGRGLSGAGAALITPATLSILMHLSAPGHRARSMGAWTLSIGLGGAAGNLGGGLAGQFLGWRALFAVMVPLAAVLAASVAITVPRTERPARSNPDLLGTLLLTAGLVAVLFGIIEGSTYGWASARILGAFATGAVLVAAFTAHALRAPAPLFDPRVFASARLRASSLGTATGFFGLFALFFVNSQYLQDLKGFGAAVTGVAILPLPVGMAVAQRLATRWAGRPRAVIGTGLTLIGLGLLSVSTADAGTPYAVYACWLLVIAAGTGLSMPALTLGVVTSLPAHQAGLGSGLGTTARETGAALGVAVTGTVLSAHTDLTHGMGPALRTVGVVVLVATALVVAGYGTRAPSPTVAEDRERELSRAS; from the coding sequence GTGCCCACGCACGCCCTGAAACGCCCCACCCGGCTCGCGCTGTGCGCCTGTGTCCTGGTCGCACAGAGCATGGTCGCCGCCATCAACCTCCTCATCCCGCAACTGAGTTCATCGCCCCTGCACCCCACGCACACCGAGATCCTGTGGACGGTCGACGCGTATGTCATCGTCTTCGCGGGCCTGTTGATCCCGGCCGGCGCGCTCGGTGACCGATACGGCCGCAAGGGCGCCCTGCTCGCCGGGCTCGCCCTGTTCGCGGCGGGCGCCGCCACGAGTGCCCTCGCCACCGGCCCGGCCGCGCTGATAGCGGGCCGGGGCCTGTCCGGCGCCGGAGCCGCCCTGATCACACCGGCGACCCTGTCGATCCTCATGCACCTGTCCGCACCCGGGCACCGGGCCCGTTCGATGGGCGCCTGGACGCTGTCGATCGGCCTGGGCGGCGCAGCGGGCAACCTGGGCGGCGGCCTGGCCGGTCAATTCCTCGGCTGGCGCGCCCTGTTCGCGGTCATGGTCCCGCTCGCGGCCGTACTCGCCGCGTCCGTCGCGATCACCGTCCCGCGCACCGAACGCCCGGCCCGCAGCAACCCCGACCTGCTCGGCACCCTGCTGCTGACGGCGGGCCTGGTCGCCGTCCTGTTCGGCATCATCGAGGGCTCCACCTACGGCTGGGCCTCGGCCCGTATCCTCGGCGCCTTCGCGACGGGCGCGGTGCTCGTGGCGGCCTTCACGGCACACGCCCTGCGCGCACCCGCGCCTCTCTTCGACCCGCGCGTCTTCGCCTCCGCCCGGCTGCGGGCGTCCTCCCTCGGCACGGCCACCGGCTTCTTCGGCCTGTTCGCCCTGTTCTTCGTCAACTCGCAGTATCTGCAGGACCTGAAGGGCTTCGGCGCGGCCGTCACCGGCGTCGCGATCCTGCCGCTGCCGGTCGGCATGGCGGTCGCCCAGCGGCTGGCCACCCGCTGGGCGGGCCGCCCCCGCGCGGTCATCGGCACCGGACTCACCCTGATCGGCCTCGGCCTGCTCAGTGTGTCCACCGCCGACGCGGGCACCCCCTACGCGGTGTACGCCTGCTGGCTGCTGGTCATCGCGGCCGGTACCGGCCTGTCCATGCCGGCCCTGACCCTCGGCGTGGTCACCTCGCTCCCCGCCCACCAGGCGGGCCTCGGCTCGGGCCTGGGCACCACGGCCCGCGAGACCGGCGCGGCGCTGGGCGTCGCCGTCACCGGCACGGTCCTGTCGGCCCACACCGACCTGACGCACGGCATGGGACCGGCCCTGCGCACG
- a CDS encoding GMC oxidoreductase, which translates to MPETPHIYDYVVIGGGTAGSVIASRLTENPDVTVAVIEGGPSDVGRDDVLTLRRWMGLLGGDLDYDYPTVEQPRGNSHIRHSRARVLGGCSSHNTLISFKPLPSDWDEWEAAGAEGWGAVPMEAYFARLENNIVSVDEKDRNAIARDFVDAAQAALGVPRVEGFNKKPFTEGVGFFDLAYHPENNKRSSASVAYLHPVMDERPNLTVLLETWAYRLELTGTRAEGVHVRTKDGEELLIRARSEVVLCAGAVDSPRLLMHSGIGPRGDLEELGIPVVHDLPGVGENLLDHPESVIVWETHGPIPENSAMDSDAGLFVHRDPEHAGPDLMFHFYQIPFTDNPERLGYQRPEFGVSMTPNIPKPRSRGRLYLTSADPSVKPALDFRYFTDEDDYDGRTLVDGIRIAREIARTEPLASWLKREVCPGPEVLGDAELSEYARKVAHTVYHPAGTCKMGAADDPLAVVDPELKIRGLDGIRIADASVFPTMPAVNPMIGVLMVGEKAVELIGGDA; encoded by the coding sequence ATGCCCGAGACCCCCCACATCTACGACTACGTCGTCATCGGCGGCGGCACCGCCGGCTCCGTCATCGCCTCCCGCCTCACCGAGAACCCGGACGTCACCGTCGCCGTCATCGAGGGCGGCCCGAGCGATGTCGGCCGCGACGACGTGCTCACCCTGCGCCGGTGGATGGGCCTGCTCGGCGGCGACCTCGACTACGACTACCCGACCGTGGAACAGCCGCGCGGCAACTCCCACATCCGGCACAGCCGCGCCCGGGTCCTCGGCGGCTGCTCCTCGCACAACACCCTGATCTCCTTCAAGCCGCTGCCGTCCGACTGGGACGAGTGGGAGGCGGCCGGCGCCGAGGGCTGGGGCGCCGTCCCGATGGAGGCCTACTTCGCCCGCCTGGAGAACAACATCGTCTCCGTCGACGAGAAGGACCGGAACGCGATCGCCCGCGACTTCGTCGACGCCGCCCAGGCGGCCCTCGGGGTGCCCCGCGTCGAGGGCTTCAACAAGAAGCCGTTCACCGAGGGCGTCGGCTTCTTCGACCTCGCCTACCACCCGGAGAACAACAAGCGGTCGAGCGCGTCCGTGGCCTACCTGCACCCGGTGATGGACGAGCGCCCCAACCTGACCGTCCTCCTGGAGACCTGGGCGTACCGGCTGGAGCTGACCGGCACCCGCGCCGAGGGCGTCCACGTGCGCACCAAGGACGGCGAGGAACTGCTGATCCGCGCCCGGAGCGAGGTCGTCCTGTGCGCGGGCGCCGTCGACTCCCCGCGCCTGCTGATGCACTCGGGCATCGGACCCCGGGGAGACCTCGAAGAGCTGGGCATTCCCGTCGTACACGACCTGCCGGGCGTCGGCGAGAACCTGCTCGACCACCCCGAGTCGGTCATCGTCTGGGAGACCCACGGCCCGATCCCGGAGAACTCCGCGATGGACTCCGACGCGGGTCTGTTCGTGCACCGCGACCCCGAGCACGCGGGCCCGGACCTGATGTTCCACTTCTACCAGATCCCGTTCACGGACAACCCGGAGCGCCTCGGCTACCAGCGGCCGGAGTTCGGGGTGTCGATGACCCCGAACATCCCCAAGCCCAGGTCCCGCGGCCGGCTGTACCTGACCAGCGCCGACCCGTCCGTGAAGCCCGCCCTCGACTTCCGGTACTTCACCGACGAGGACGACTACGACGGCCGGACCCTGGTCGACGGCATCCGCATCGCCCGTGAGATCGCCAGGACCGAGCCGCTCGCGAGCTGGCTCAAGCGCGAGGTCTGCCCCGGCCCGGAGGTCCTCGGCGACGCCGAGCTGAGCGAGTACGCCCGCAAGGTGGCGCACACCGTCTACCACCCGGCCGGTACCTGCAAGATGGGCGCCGCAGACGACCCACTCGCCGTGGTGGACCCGGAGTTGAAGATCCGCGGCCTCGACGGCATCCGGATCGCCGACGCCTCCGTCTTCCCGACCATGCCCGCCGTGAACCCGATGATCGGGGTGCTCATGGTCGGGGAGAAGGCCGTCGAACTGATCGGTGGTGATGCGTGA
- a CDS encoding aldehyde dehydrogenase family protein: MADRTARQAQATIHAGGEWLGAISGATREILDPADARPFAVVAEGDEKDAERAVAAARQAFDQGPWPRTPVAERAALLRRVADLLVRDREELGLLESRDAGKTAEEGRIDIDCVADAFRYFADLVAAEAPGRVVDAGSPDIHSVVVHEPVGVCALITPWNYPLLQASWKIAPALAAGNTFVVKPSEITPMTTIALIELLAEAGLPAGVANIVTGPGHTVGARFAEHPDVDLVSFTGGLVSGVKVAQAAAPSVKKVALELGGKNPNVVFADACATEEGFDTAVDQALNAAFIHSGQVCSAGGRLIIEESIRDRFVTELARRAQKIKLGRGTADGVECGPLVSEQQRAKVEAYVASALAEGAVLRCGGKRPEPSEARPETGYFYEPTVLDACHREMKVVREEVFGPVLTVETFRTEDEAVFLANDTEYGLAGAVWTTDAGRARRVAGRLRHGTVWINDFHPYLPQAEWGGFGKSGTGRELGPAGLAEYRESKHVYQNLAPKPVRWFAG; the protein is encoded by the coding sequence ATGGCGGACAGAACGGCACGACAGGCCCAGGCGACCATCCACGCGGGCGGCGAGTGGCTGGGAGCGATCTCCGGCGCGACGCGCGAGATCCTCGACCCCGCGGACGCCCGGCCGTTCGCCGTGGTCGCAGAGGGTGACGAGAAGGACGCCGAGCGCGCGGTGGCCGCCGCCCGGCAGGCCTTCGACCAGGGGCCCTGGCCCCGCACCCCGGTCGCCGAACGCGCCGCGCTGCTGCGCCGCGTCGCCGATCTCCTCGTGCGCGACCGCGAGGAGCTCGGCCTGCTGGAGAGCCGCGACGCGGGCAAGACCGCCGAAGAGGGCCGTATCGACATCGACTGTGTCGCCGACGCCTTCCGCTACTTCGCCGACCTGGTCGCCGCCGAGGCGCCCGGCCGGGTCGTGGACGCCGGCTCGCCCGACATCCACAGCGTGGTCGTGCACGAGCCCGTCGGTGTGTGCGCACTGATCACCCCCTGGAACTACCCGCTCCTCCAGGCCAGTTGGAAGATCGCCCCGGCGCTCGCCGCCGGCAACACCTTCGTCGTCAAGCCCAGCGAGATCACGCCGATGACGACCATCGCGCTGATCGAGCTGCTCGCCGAGGCCGGGCTTCCCGCCGGTGTCGCCAACATCGTCACCGGCCCCGGCCACACCGTCGGCGCCCGGTTCGCCGAGCACCCCGACGTCGACCTGGTCTCCTTCACCGGTGGCCTGGTCAGCGGCGTCAAGGTCGCCCAGGCCGCCGCCCCGAGCGTGAAGAAGGTCGCCCTCGAACTCGGCGGCAAGAACCCCAACGTCGTCTTCGCCGACGCCTGCGCCACCGAGGAAGGCTTCGACACGGCCGTCGACCAGGCCCTCAACGCCGCCTTCATCCACAGCGGCCAGGTCTGCTCGGCCGGTGGCCGGCTGATCATCGAGGAGTCGATCCGGGACCGCTTCGTCACCGAGCTCGCCCGCCGGGCCCAGAAGATCAAGCTCGGGCGCGGCACCGCCGACGGTGTCGAGTGCGGCCCGCTGGTCAGCGAGCAGCAGCGCGCCAAGGTCGAGGCGTACGTCGCCTCCGCGCTGGCCGAGGGCGCGGTGCTGCGCTGCGGCGGCAAGCGGCCCGAACCGAGCGAGGCCCGCCCGGAAACCGGCTACTTCTACGAGCCGACCGTGCTCGACGCCTGCCACCGCGAGATGAAGGTCGTCCGCGAGGAGGTGTTCGGCCCGGTCCTCACCGTGGAGACCTTCCGCACCGAGGACGAGGCGGTGTTCCTCGCCAACGACACCGAGTACGGCCTCGCCGGCGCCGTCTGGACCACCGACGCGGGCCGGGCCCGCCGCGTCGCGGGGCGGCTGCGCCACGGCACCGTCTGGATCAACGACTTCCACCCCTATCTGCCGCAGGCGGAGTGGGGCGGCTTCGGCAAGAGCGGCACCGGCCGCGAGCTGGGGCCCGCCGGACTCGCCGAGTACCGCGAGAGCAAGCACGTCTACCAGAACCTCGCGCCGAAGCCCGTGCGCTGGTTCGCCGGCTGA